In Mycetocola zhujimingii, one DNA window encodes the following:
- a CDS encoding TrmH family RNA methyltransferase, translating to MPVIEISDLNDPRLTDYAHLTDVALKKARGTEHGLYLAESLLVFQRALRAGHRPRSVLALGTSADAAIEALGEDAADVPVFVGPGELLAGLTGYVLHRGLIASMHRPALPEPAELLAGARRIVILENVADPTNVGAIFRSAGAIGADAILVTPRCSDPFYRRAIRVSMGTVLQVPWTRVGDWSSTRALLTEHGFHVAALALNDKAVSLRDFDGASHERLALVLGAEGDGLTADAIAASDTVVQIPMKHGIDSLNVAAASAVAMWALG from the coding sequence GTGCCCGTTATCGAGATTTCCGACCTCAACGACCCGCGCCTCACCGATTATGCGCACCTGACCGACGTCGCGCTGAAGAAGGCTCGCGGGACAGAGCACGGTCTGTACCTCGCCGAATCTTTGCTCGTGTTCCAGCGCGCCTTGCGTGCCGGTCACCGACCGCGTTCCGTCCTCGCGCTCGGGACGAGCGCTGATGCGGCCATCGAGGCACTCGGCGAGGACGCTGCCGACGTCCCCGTCTTTGTCGGCCCGGGGGAACTGCTCGCCGGTCTCACCGGCTATGTGCTCCACCGTGGTCTCATCGCGTCGATGCACCGGCCGGCGCTGCCAGAGCCGGCAGAACTGCTCGCCGGCGCTCGCCGCATCGTGATCCTCGAGAATGTTGCAGACCCCACCAATGTCGGCGCCATCTTCCGTTCAGCGGGCGCGATCGGGGCGGATGCAATCCTCGTGACGCCGCGCTGCTCCGACCCGTTCTATCGACGCGCCATTCGCGTGTCGATGGGCACGGTGCTCCAGGTGCCATGGACCAGGGTCGGAGACTGGTCATCGACCCGCGCCCTGCTGACAGAGCACGGTTTTCATGTTGCCGCCCTCGCGCTGAACGACAAGGCTGTGAGTCTGCGGGACTTCGATGGGGCATCGCACGAGCGCCTGGCCCTCGTGCTCGGCGCTGAAGGTGACGGGCTGACCGCAGACGCGATAGCGGCATCCGATACCGTCGTGCAGATCCCGATGAAACACGGCATCGATTCGCTCAACGTTGCCGCAGCCAGTGCCGTCGCCATGTGGGCTCTCGGCTGA
- a CDS encoding XRE family transcriptional regulator, with the protein MTPQASDLSTLGHRIRHFRTEHNLTLDELGERVDLAGSQLSLIENGKREPKLSTLQAIATALGVALTDLLSAEAPNPRAALEIELRRFQQSSLYTELGLPSIKPTKGMSDDALAALVGLHRELQRKATEAIATPEEARRANTELREMMRERDNYLSDIEDLAEDRLRAAGHVRGALTHRTVSIMAEQLGLSLIYVNDLPHSARSVTDLANGRIYLPPASIPGGHGLRSMALQAMAHRLLGHTRPTSYAAFLQQRLEINYFAACCLMPQKAAVDFLTQAKRERNLAVEDFRDAFGVTHEAAALRLTNLATRHLDMPFHFLRVGEDGSLAKGYENDNLPLPVDVTGAIEGQLVCRKWSARSAFERTNRTTELYQYTDTPAGTFWCATQTGTTSAGEFSISVGVPFNQAKWFRGRETTRRATSTCPDPSCCRRPPSTLAERWRDNAWPSARLHAHVLAPLPSGTFPGVDDSEVYTFLERHSTE; encoded by the coding sequence ATGACTCCACAGGCCTCCGATCTCTCGACGCTCGGGCATCGCATCCGTCACTTTCGGACCGAGCACAACCTGACGCTCGACGAGCTGGGCGAGCGCGTTGACCTGGCGGGCAGCCAGCTCTCTCTGATCGAGAACGGCAAGCGCGAACCGAAGCTCTCGACGCTCCAGGCGATTGCGACGGCTCTTGGTGTGGCCCTGACCGACCTGTTGTCCGCCGAGGCACCGAACCCACGCGCGGCGCTCGAGATCGAACTGCGCCGGTTCCAGCAGAGCTCGCTCTACACCGAGCTTGGTCTGCCCAGCATCAAACCGACGAAGGGCATGAGCGACGACGCTCTCGCAGCGCTCGTCGGCCTGCACCGCGAACTCCAGCGGAAGGCGACGGAGGCCATCGCCACCCCCGAGGAGGCCCGTCGCGCAAACACCGAGCTGCGGGAAATGATGCGCGAGCGCGACAACTACCTGTCGGACATCGAGGACCTGGCCGAAGACCGCCTCAGGGCGGCGGGTCACGTACGCGGAGCGCTCACCCACCGCACGGTGAGCATCATGGCCGAGCAACTCGGCTTGAGCCTCATCTACGTCAATGACCTGCCGCACTCAGCGAGAAGCGTGACCGACCTCGCCAACGGCCGAATCTACCTGCCGCCTGCCTCCATTCCGGGTGGCCACGGCCTCCGCTCGATGGCGCTCCAGGCGATGGCGCACCGGCTGCTCGGCCACACTCGGCCGACGAGCTACGCCGCTTTCCTCCAGCAACGGCTCGAAATCAACTACTTTGCCGCGTGTTGCCTCATGCCGCAGAAAGCTGCCGTCGACTTCCTGACCCAGGCCAAGCGTGAGCGGAACCTGGCGGTCGAAGACTTCCGTGACGCGTTCGGCGTCACCCATGAGGCCGCGGCGCTCCGGCTGACCAACCTCGCGACGAGACACCTCGACATGCCATTCCACTTCCTGCGGGTCGGCGAGGACGGTTCCCTCGCGAAGGGCTACGAGAACGACAACCTCCCGCTTCCCGTCGACGTCACCGGTGCGATCGAGGGCCAGCTGGTGTGCCGCAAGTGGAGCGCACGAAGCGCGTTCGAGCGCACCAACCGCACGACGGAGCTCTACCAGTACACCGATACCCCCGCCGGCACGTTCTGGTGCGCAACCCAGACGGGCACGACGAGCGCTGGCGAATTCTCGATCTCAGTCGGGGTGCCGTTCAACCAGGCGAAATGGTTCCGCGGGCGGGAGACGACGAGGCGCGCGACGTCGACCTGCCCCGACCCCTCGTGCTGCCGCCGTCCGCCGTCGACGCTCGCCGAGCGCTGGCGCGACAACGCCTGGCCCAGTGCGAGGTTGCACGCGCACGTGCTCGCTCCGCTTCCGAGCGGCACCTTCCCCGGCGTCGACGACTCCGAGGTGTACACCTTCCTGGAGCGGCACTCCACCGAGTAG